One genomic region from Terriglobus aquaticus encodes:
- a CDS encoding LacI family DNA-binding transcriptional regulator, with protein MAREVGMVSASDRNVSIPFDVAKLEDVARKAGVSNATASRALSGAGKVSDTARRRILEAAKQLSYTPNRSAQALKGGRSGMIGMVVPNLSDLFFASCVNAVEAVAMRNSSLLVVAATHDRADRTVDAMKRLLDHRVDGLVLGCSEYLTPLLTRTLRALPVPVVGIDAPLTKAGRPSVLIDNSAAAQRATEHLIANGYQRIISVQVEPTLYTMKERQLGYERAMRDAGLTPETRHVPDATAAQALLRDHQDGRTRRAFLVGNELGARYMIGAAKQLSLSMPKDFAMVSFDDFELAGFLETPLTVISQPTTLIGEAAATKLFRHMLHGTAANSDSEGELETILEASLVIRGSSICRPSPHDSRRSTHT; from the coding sequence ATGGCCCGTGAAGTCGGGATGGTCAGTGCGTCGGATCGGAACGTGTCGATACCCTTTGACGTAGCCAAATTGGAGGATGTAGCGCGAAAGGCGGGCGTCTCAAACGCCACGGCTTCTCGTGCCCTCAGCGGCGCAGGCAAAGTCAGCGACACCGCGCGCCGGCGCATCCTGGAAGCGGCTAAGCAACTGAGTTACACCCCGAACCGCAGCGCACAGGCGCTCAAGGGTGGTCGCTCCGGCATGATCGGCATGGTCGTGCCCAATCTGTCCGACCTCTTCTTCGCCAGTTGCGTCAACGCGGTCGAGGCGGTTGCGATGCGCAACTCCTCACTCCTGGTCGTGGCAGCCACGCACGACCGCGCAGACCGCACCGTCGATGCCATGAAGCGGCTGCTCGATCACCGTGTGGACGGCCTCGTCCTTGGTTGCAGCGAGTACCTTACGCCGCTGCTCACACGCACCCTGCGAGCGCTGCCCGTTCCGGTCGTCGGCATCGACGCTCCTCTGACCAAGGCCGGCCGTCCGTCGGTGCTGATCGACAACAGCGCCGCCGCCCAACGGGCGACCGAACACCTGATCGCAAACGGCTATCAGCGCATCATCAGCGTTCAGGTAGAGCCCACGCTCTACACCATGAAAGAGCGCCAGCTCGGCTACGAACGCGCCATGCGCGACGCTGGACTGACCCCGGAAACGCGCCACGTGCCAGACGCAACAGCAGCGCAAGCATTGCTGCGCGACCATCAGGATGGCCGAACCAGGCGGGCCTTCCTGGTGGGCAATGAGCTCGGGGCACGATACATGATCGGCGCTGCCAAGCAGCTCTCCTTGAGCATGCCCAAAGATTTCGCCATGGTAAGCTTCGACGACTTCGAACTCGCCGGCTTCCTCGAGACTCCGCTCACCGTGATCAGTCAGCCAACCACCCTCATCGGCGAAGCCGCGGCCACGAAGCTGTTTCGGCATATGCTGCACGGGACGGCAGCAAACAGCGATTCGGAAGGCGAACTGGAGACCATTCTCGAGGCCAGCCTCGTCATTCGAGGCTCGTCCATCTGCCGGCCGAGCCCCCATGACTCGCGACGCTCTACCCACACGTAG
- a CDS encoding sigma-54-dependent transcriptional regulator: MARVLVIEDEPNMRRLIGLHLRQDGHTIHSVESLREAQQTLEQQDFDVILTDQKLPDGEGSRLLEMPGSAGSTGTVVLLTAFGTVELAVEAMRKGAFDFLTKPFAADNLRAVIARAAQHAQLRRENLLLRNTVEALEGDGEIYGTGTRIAALRELIRRVGRTDATVLITGETGTGKELVARAIHKLSARATKPLVTVNCAALPDTLLESELFGHEKGAFTGADRLRHGLFETAHQGTLFLDEVGEMSPNAQAKLLRALAEGKITRLGSSVSRDVDVRVLLATHRNLLREVEAGRFRQDLYYRLAVVPVEVPPLRERAEDIPVLAKHLLQQIASDLKMPVRTLHAKALKELQEYRYPGNVRELRNVLERACILSADPVIFSVNLPTASAATPNPAVPEEMDLRKALADWEKSAIVQMLGRTHGRKAEAARRLGLSKSDMTYKLAKYEISLPEEES, translated from the coding sequence GTGGCGCGAGTGCTGGTTATTGAAGACGAACCGAACATGCGTCGCTTGATCGGCCTGCACCTGCGGCAGGATGGGCATACGATCCACTCGGTCGAATCTCTTCGAGAGGCTCAGCAGACTCTGGAACAGCAGGACTTCGATGTGATCCTGACGGACCAGAAGCTGCCGGATGGTGAGGGAAGCCGGCTGTTGGAAATGCCGGGGTCAGCAGGCTCCACGGGAACGGTGGTTCTGCTTACCGCCTTTGGAACGGTGGAGCTGGCCGTGGAAGCGATGCGCAAAGGCGCCTTCGACTTCCTGACCAAACCCTTTGCTGCCGACAACCTGAGAGCAGTCATAGCTCGAGCTGCACAGCACGCACAGCTTCGCCGGGAAAATCTCCTGCTGCGGAACACGGTCGAGGCACTCGAAGGGGATGGGGAGATCTACGGAACCGGGACCAGGATCGCCGCACTCCGTGAACTGATTCGGCGCGTGGGACGGACTGATGCCACGGTGCTTATCACCGGTGAAACGGGAACCGGGAAAGAGCTTGTCGCCCGCGCGATCCACAAGCTGAGTGCGCGTGCGACCAAACCACTGGTCACGGTCAACTGTGCCGCGCTGCCCGATACCTTGCTGGAGAGCGAACTGTTCGGCCACGAGAAGGGCGCCTTTACCGGTGCAGACCGGCTGCGACACGGTCTGTTCGAGACCGCACACCAGGGCACCCTGTTTCTGGACGAGGTCGGTGAAATGTCACCAAACGCGCAGGCAAAGCTGCTGCGCGCGCTGGCTGAAGGCAAGATCACCCGTCTGGGCTCTTCCGTGTCTCGTGACGTAGACGTTCGTGTTTTGCTCGCTACACACCGCAACCTGTTGCGAGAGGTTGAGGCCGGGCGCTTTCGCCAGGACCTCTATTACCGGCTGGCTGTCGTGCCGGTGGAGGTGCCACCCCTTCGCGAGCGAGCGGAAGATATCCCTGTTCTTGCAAAGCATCTTCTGCAACAAATCGCCAGCGACCTGAAAATGCCTGTTCGCACGCTGCACGCCAAAGCCTTGAAGGAACTTCAGGAATACCGGTATCCCGGAAACGTTCGTGAGCTGCGGAACGTGTTGGAACGTGCGTGCATCCTGTCCGCCGATCCTGTGATCTTTTCTGTGAACCTGCCGACTGCCTCGGCAGCGACGCCGAACCCAGCGGTGCCGGAAGAGATGGATTTGAGAAAGGCACTTGCCGATTGGGAGAAGAGTGCGATCGTGCAGATGTTAGGACGGACGCACGGGCGTAAAGCGGAAGCAGCGCGTCGGCTCGGTCTCTCCAAGAGCGATATGACGTACAAGCTTGCGAAATACGAGATTTCGTTGCCGGAAGAAGAGAGCTGA
- a CDS encoding sensor histidine kinase: MYAVALLVFVLVELGFSYFHFATPRTMFLVAAIAVSLRLAELALSRKEWTRSRSGTRMLVCASITLGVVAPFLLAAATRQFHTHYFGLLILPVLEAALYFSLTITLMAATVASLTGLLWVSYAAHFRPPFQLGELLETATLALLLYTVGTLVWLLLDLLRRRDVELRARMEDLETTRARLVEEEKLAAVGRLASAVAHEIRNPVAIISSAMEAAGSVALSEEDRDEMSRIALAEAQRLEKLTTEFLSYAQPDRFACREVEAEPLIGYVCSIAKAQALRKELSIRPVVTHAPLLFGNQDRLQQALLNLVRNAIDATPAGGEIVVRCASEAEMVCIAVENEGECIPAYAVPQIFEPFFTAKSGGTGLGLSIARRIAEAHEGTLTLARNEQGRVCFQLKLPAFAGQLKSSAVEG; this comes from the coding sequence GTGTACGCGGTCGCGCTTCTGGTGTTCGTTCTGGTCGAGCTGGGCTTCTCGTACTTCCATTTCGCGACGCCTCGCACGATGTTCCTGGTTGCGGCAATTGCTGTCTCGCTTCGCTTGGCCGAGCTTGCGCTGTCTCGCAAAGAGTGGACGCGATCTCGCAGCGGGACTCGGATGCTGGTGTGTGCTTCGATCACGCTCGGAGTGGTGGCACCATTCCTGCTTGCGGCCGCGACGCGGCAGTTTCACACGCACTACTTCGGTCTGCTGATCCTGCCTGTGCTGGAAGCGGCGTTGTACTTTTCGCTCACCATCACGCTGATGGCTGCCACCGTGGCTTCGCTGACCGGTTTGCTTTGGGTGAGCTACGCCGCTCACTTTCGACCGCCTTTTCAGTTAGGCGAGCTGTTGGAGACAGCGACACTGGCATTGTTGCTGTATACCGTCGGCACCTTGGTGTGGCTGCTACTAGACCTGCTGCGAAGGCGAGACGTGGAGCTGCGCGCTCGCATGGAAGACCTGGAGACCACCCGCGCCCGGCTGGTCGAGGAAGAGAAGCTGGCAGCGGTCGGCAGACTGGCCAGCGCGGTAGCGCATGAAATCAGAAATCCGGTGGCGATCATCTCGAGCGCGATGGAGGCGGCTGGCTCTGTTGCGCTCTCCGAGGAAGACCGCGACGAGATGTCACGCATTGCGCTGGCGGAAGCGCAGCGTTTGGAGAAACTGACGACCGAGTTTCTCTCCTATGCGCAACCGGATCGCTTTGCCTGCCGCGAGGTGGAAGCTGAGCCATTGATCGGCTACGTGTGTTCGATCGCGAAGGCACAGGCACTCCGGAAGGAGCTTTCTATCCGGCCCGTTGTCACCCATGCCCCGCTGTTGTTCGGCAACCAGGACCGGCTGCAGCAGGCTTTGCTGAATTTAGTACGGAACGCCATAGACGCGACACCGGCCGGAGGAGAAATCGTAGTTCGTTGCGCGAGCGAGGCAGAGATGGTCTGTATTGCGGTCGAGAACGAAGGCGAATGTATCCCGGCGTATGCCGTACCGCAAATCTTCGAGCCCTTCTTTACCGCGAAGAGCGGAGGAACGGGGCTTGGTCTTTCGATCGCGCGCAGAATCGCCGAGGCTCATGAGGGCACTCTTACCCTTGCAAGGAACGAACAGGGCAGGGTGTGCTTCCAACTCAAGTTGCCAGCGTTTGCCGGTCAACTGAAATCATCTGCGGTGGAGGGCTGA
- a CDS encoding TolC family protein, whose protein sequence is MPISTEQTNTVPATRFPLRRRTTVLAVLASALAWSAQAQSPPTAPTLSLHDAIVRSQASPQAHISQDQVDLTRGAVIQAGLAPNPRLYLQSEDLRPWASNFDFPNSTEDYGYVGQLFELGGKRSRRVDFARANERQAEANRTLANQQIAGRVAAAYWSAVANAGIEQLLERDLSAVDEIARYNQERVNSGAGRGVDLIRVQIERDRLRLALATAKREVVQSRIELFRQVGQAPDDAVRLSDKLDSSLPAQTQTLATVLATRADLVAAREAVQAAEADVRLQRAVGVPDLDLLAGYKRNAADNTLYSSLQLPLPFRNRNQGEIARAQASVHLAQDRLRQLELSAQADITAAQQAFQQQQEIVRDILPDMRARAAQNLAIMDDAYRSGGVDLLRFLDAERTAFDVEVSALRTLAEYQQAGLRLQLAYGMQP, encoded by the coding sequence ATGCCCATCTCGACTGAACAGACCAATACCGTTCCTGCCACGCGCTTTCCTCTACGGAGGAGGACGACGGTCCTGGCCGTCCTCGCATCGGCGCTGGCATGGTCCGCTCAGGCGCAGAGCCCTCCCACAGCTCCCACTCTGAGTCTCCACGATGCGATCGTCCGCTCACAGGCGAGCCCTCAGGCACACATCAGCCAGGATCAGGTAGACCTCACGCGTGGAGCGGTGATACAGGCCGGTCTGGCGCCGAACCCCAGACTCTATCTCCAGTCCGAGGATCTGCGTCCGTGGGCGAGCAACTTCGACTTCCCTAACTCGACGGAGGACTACGGCTACGTCGGGCAGCTCTTTGAGTTGGGCGGCAAACGCAGCCGCCGCGTCGACTTCGCGCGCGCCAACGAACGGCAGGCTGAAGCCAACCGCACGCTGGCCAACCAGCAGATTGCAGGCCGCGTCGCGGCAGCGTATTGGTCCGCTGTCGCGAACGCCGGCATCGAGCAATTGCTGGAGAGAGACCTTTCCGCCGTCGACGAGATCGCCCGCTACAACCAGGAGCGGGTGAACTCTGGAGCAGGGCGAGGTGTCGACCTGATCCGCGTACAGATCGAACGCGACAGGCTGCGGTTGGCGCTTGCTACGGCCAAACGTGAAGTGGTCCAAAGCCGGATTGAACTGTTTCGCCAGGTGGGACAAGCGCCCGACGACGCCGTCCGCTTGTCAGACAAGCTGGACTCCAGCCTCCCGGCACAAACCCAGACACTGGCAACCGTCCTGGCCACGCGCGCAGACCTGGTCGCCGCCCGAGAGGCTGTGCAAGCCGCGGAAGCCGATGTTCGGCTGCAGCGAGCCGTGGGGGTTCCCGACCTCGATCTACTCGCCGGCTACAAGCGCAATGCAGCGGACAACACGCTCTACAGCAGCCTGCAGCTGCCGCTCCCTTTTCGAAACCGGAACCAAGGTGAGATTGCCCGCGCACAGGCGTCCGTGCATCTCGCCCAGGACCGCCTCAGGCAGTTGGAACTTTCCGCTCAGGCCGACATCACTGCCGCACAGCAAGCGTTCCAGCAACAACAGGAGATCGTCCGTGACATCCTTCCCGACATGCGCGCGCGCGCAGCGCAGAACCTGGCCATCATGGACGACGCCTACCGCTCCGGTGGAGTCGATCTGCTGCGATTTCTCGACGCAGAGCGCACGGCATTCGACGTGGAAGTAAGCGCTTTGCGCACACTTGCGGAGTATCAGCAGGCTGGGCTTCGGCTGCAACTTGCCTATGGGATGCAACCATGA
- a CDS encoding efflux RND transporter periplasmic adaptor subunit → MTPSKRVLGFLLLTCCLHGCSKKQAGDKPGGSSGDASQSAATSQDQPDKSAKGGAQANDIVKIPAQDQQRAGIQIASVLVQRMPRTLAVAGQVVMDEQHTSHLGTIADGRITSVTVLPGAVVRRGQVLGTLHSHMVHETVGSLVQAYAAENRQRGAVAFAKQAQDRYHHLYSIQAASLEESQRADQQLQEAQQMLVDAQANVHMEREHLSELLQVSPESLNPNNLYDRELIPIRSPMDGVVIARNISVGQVVDTGFVAFDITNLSTVWVTAAVNQPDIGMMHAGAATDVVTAGFPDQVFHGRVGLVGDTLSPDTRTIPVRIVVPNPGTRLKPGMFVSAHIAEPQTRDAVFVPQDALQNINGMPVVFVTNDGTTFQARTVNVGTRSMGKAEILEGLKPGDRIVVNGAFMVKSEMLKGTMGDG, encoded by the coding sequence ATGACGCCATCGAAACGAGTTCTCGGTTTTCTTCTACTCACCTGCTGTCTCCACGGCTGCTCCAAGAAGCAGGCGGGCGATAAGCCAGGCGGTTCGTCTGGAGACGCATCACAGAGCGCCGCCACGTCCCAGGACCAGCCAGACAAGAGCGCCAAAGGCGGCGCGCAGGCGAACGACATCGTCAAGATTCCGGCGCAGGACCAGCAGCGTGCCGGCATTCAGATCGCCTCCGTCCTCGTTCAGCGCATGCCGCGCACCCTCGCCGTGGCGGGCCAGGTAGTCATGGACGAGCAGCATACGTCCCACCTCGGCACTATCGCAGATGGCCGTATCACCTCCGTCACTGTTCTTCCGGGCGCGGTGGTTCGGCGCGGTCAGGTTCTTGGAACTCTTCACAGCCACATGGTTCACGAAACGGTGGGATCCCTGGTTCAGGCCTACGCGGCAGAAAACCGGCAGCGCGGCGCCGTCGCATTCGCGAAGCAGGCGCAGGATCGCTATCACCATCTCTACTCCATCCAGGCGGCCTCCCTGGAGGAATCGCAACGTGCCGACCAGCAGTTGCAGGAGGCGCAGCAGATGCTGGTTGACGCGCAGGCAAACGTACACATGGAGCGGGAACACCTGTCGGAGTTGCTCCAGGTCTCGCCAGAGTCACTCAACCCAAACAATCTGTACGACCGTGAACTCATCCCCATCCGCTCGCCCATGGATGGCGTCGTGATCGCGCGCAACATCAGCGTCGGCCAAGTCGTTGACACCGGCTTTGTCGCCTTCGACATAACAAACCTGAGCACGGTCTGGGTGACGGCCGCGGTGAACCAGCCGGACATTGGCATGATGCATGCCGGTGCCGCAACGGATGTCGTGACCGCCGGCTTCCCCGATCAGGTGTTCCATGGTCGCGTTGGATTGGTCGGCGACACACTTTCGCCCGACACACGGACGATCCCCGTTCGCATCGTCGTTCCCAACCCTGGCACCCGCCTCAAGCCGGGCATGTTCGTCTCTGCGCACATTGCGGAACCGCAAACGCGCGACGCCGTCTTTGTTCCCCAGGACGCGCTGCAAAACATCAATGGCATGCCTGTCGTCTTCGTCACAAACGACGGCACGACGTTCCAGGCCCGTACCGTCAACGTGGGCACGCGTTCCATGGGCAAAGCGGAGATCCTGGAAGGCCTGAAGCCAGGAGACCGCATTGTGGTCAACGGCGCCTTCATGGTGAAGTCCGAGATGCTCAAGGGCACCATGGGAGACGGCTAG
- a CDS encoding efflux RND transporter permease subunit, protein MRRLVDFFLSNRWLVAALLLVLIIGGITVMLHLPLEAFPDLTNNQVVVTVQCPGMSPVEVEQLVTYPIETSMMGMPKLQMVRSTSKLDLSMVTVIFDDSMDKYLVRQLVAERINQVQSRIPAGLQPQMNPMSTAFGEVYQYTVAAPNMSLMQIKTLHDWVIRYALLTIPGVSEINSWGGETKQYTAEVDPENLRRFNLTLHDVVTAVTNNNANFGGSYIEHAEQQYTVRGLGRAQSIDDLGNIVVSTTNGVPVLLKQVASIQTEPLPRHGAVMRNGQGETVSGMVIILRGENGQKIIKEIKAKIASLKLPNGAKIIPFYDQSDVIDATTATVRRNLIEAAVLVIVILLIFLGDWRAALVVAFTIPLSLLFGFLGMDLFGISVNLMSLGAIDFGTIVDGSVVMTENCMHRLENGGAGKPLIYVVREAAQEVARPVIFGVLIIIAVYLPVLTLQSLEGRMFRPMAVTVVSALAGSLLLALFVVPTLCTIALRHRARKLAEAEQHKASSRPGWFDRLRAAYGRSLTRSEGHRKPILIVSVVLIILALGSLKFIGTEFMPTLDEGSMVVTSKRLPGIALSESVTIGDQIEKTIKAQPGVTSIVTKLGRPDLATEAMGEYESDSYLNFTPQLQNASAKEKQRFTDDLQHSLDKIPGVTYEITQPMQMRMDETITGTRGDVALKIFGEDLDTLEQMAHSAEKIISGVQGASETQMEIISGAQELQVRIDRQEAARYGVNVSDIQEVIETLYGSKQLSEMLLGEERFPIAIRLPADIRNDPERLRSLQIKTPQGELVRLDQVAEVKTVGGPILINREQAHRRAVVMSNVSGRDLGSFVKDCKSAVAAKLPLPPGYRLEWGGQYENQQRAQQRLLIVFPVSLLIISALLYATFQNAKQMLLILCIVPLALVGGVAALWLRGINLNLSACVGFIALFGIAVLNGVVMVSHINSLRKDGKEMEEAVHSGASDRLRPVLITALVASLGFVPMAISTSRGAEIERPLATVVIGGLITATALTLYVLPLLYPLFSKNAIAEAESHA, encoded by the coding sequence ATGCGCAGGCTTGTCGACTTCTTCCTGTCCAATCGCTGGCTCGTCGCCGCGCTGCTGCTCGTCCTCATCATCGGTGGCATCACCGTCATGCTGCACCTGCCGCTGGAGGCCTTCCCGGACCTCACTAACAACCAAGTCGTCGTCACGGTTCAGTGCCCGGGCATGTCGCCGGTCGAGGTCGAGCAGCTTGTTACGTATCCCATCGAGACCTCGATGATGGGCATGCCCAAGCTTCAGATGGTTCGCTCCACCTCCAAGCTCGACCTCTCCATGGTGACAGTCATCTTCGACGACTCCATGGACAAGTACCTCGTTCGGCAACTCGTCGCCGAGCGCATCAACCAGGTGCAGAGCCGCATCCCGGCAGGCCTGCAGCCGCAGATGAATCCCATGTCCACTGCGTTCGGAGAGGTGTACCAATACACCGTTGCTGCTCCGAACATGTCGCTGATGCAGATCAAGACTCTGCATGACTGGGTCATCCGCTACGCCCTGCTAACGATCCCGGGTGTGAGTGAGATCAACTCCTGGGGCGGAGAAACAAAGCAATACACGGCCGAGGTAGACCCTGAGAACCTGCGCCGCTTCAATCTCACACTGCACGATGTAGTCACGGCGGTTACCAACAACAACGCCAACTTTGGCGGCAGCTACATCGAGCACGCCGAGCAACAGTACACTGTGCGCGGTCTGGGGCGCGCTCAGAGCATCGACGACCTGGGCAACATCGTGGTCTCGACCACGAACGGCGTACCCGTGCTGCTCAAGCAGGTCGCCTCGATTCAGACCGAGCCTCTTCCCAGACACGGCGCGGTCATGCGCAACGGTCAGGGCGAGACGGTCTCCGGCATGGTCATCATCCTGCGTGGCGAGAACGGCCAGAAGATCATCAAGGAGATCAAAGCTAAGATCGCCAGCTTGAAACTGCCGAACGGTGCGAAGATCATCCCGTTCTACGACCAGTCCGACGTCATCGATGCGACCACCGCTACAGTGCGGCGCAACCTGATTGAGGCCGCCGTTCTGGTCATTGTCATTCTTCTCATCTTCCTAGGCGACTGGCGAGCCGCTCTGGTGGTCGCGTTCACCATTCCCCTCTCCTTGCTCTTCGGATTCCTCGGCATGGACCTGTTCGGGATTTCGGTCAACCTCATGAGCCTTGGCGCGATCGACTTCGGCACCATCGTCGACGGCTCGGTCGTGATGACCGAAAACTGTATGCACCGGCTGGAGAATGGCGGCGCGGGCAAGCCGTTGATCTATGTCGTTCGGGAAGCGGCGCAGGAAGTGGCTCGGCCGGTAATCTTCGGCGTTCTCATCATCATCGCCGTCTACCTGCCAGTCCTCACCTTGCAGAGCCTGGAAGGCCGCATGTTCCGCCCCATGGCAGTCACCGTGGTCTCGGCCCTGGCCGGTTCCCTTCTGCTTGCACTGTTCGTAGTTCCCACGTTGTGCACGATCGCTCTTCGACATCGCGCTCGCAAACTCGCGGAGGCCGAACAGCACAAAGCAAGTTCCAGGCCAGGCTGGTTCGATCGGTTGCGCGCTGCATACGGTCGCTCTCTCACCCGGAGTGAAGGACATCGAAAGCCGATTCTTATCGTGTCTGTCGTGTTGATTATCCTGGCGCTCGGCTCGCTCAAGTTCATCGGGACGGAGTTCATGCCGACCCTCGATGAGGGTTCCATGGTCGTCACGTCCAAACGCCTCCCCGGCATCGCTCTCTCCGAATCCGTAACCATCGGAGACCAGATCGAGAAGACCATCAAGGCCCAGCCCGGCGTCACCAGCATCGTGACCAAGCTGGGTCGGCCGGACCTGGCCACGGAAGCCATGGGCGAGTACGAATCGGACTCGTACCTCAACTTCACACCGCAGCTGCAGAACGCGAGCGCAAAAGAAAAGCAGCGGTTTACCGACGATCTTCAGCACTCCCTGGACAAGATCCCTGGAGTCACCTACGAGATCACGCAGCCCATGCAGATGCGCATGGACGAGACGATCACCGGCACCCGCGGCGATGTGGCGCTCAAGATCTTCGGCGAAGACCTCGACACGCTGGAGCAGATGGCACACAGCGCGGAAAAGATCATCTCGGGTGTTCAGGGCGCTTCGGAAACGCAGATGGAGATCATCTCCGGCGCTCAGGAGCTCCAGGTGCGCATCGACCGCCAGGAGGCCGCGCGTTACGGCGTAAATGTCTCCGACATTCAGGAAGTGATCGAGACCCTCTACGGCTCCAAACAGCTCTCCGAAATGTTGCTGGGCGAGGAGCGTTTTCCGATCGCCATTCGTCTCCCGGCAGACATCCGCAACGATCCGGAGCGTCTGCGCTCACTCCAGATCAAGACTCCTCAGGGTGAACTCGTCCGGCTCGATCAGGTGGCTGAAGTGAAGACCGTCGGTGGCCCGATCCTGATCAACCGCGAGCAGGCGCATCGCCGGGCTGTGGTCATGAGCAATGTCAGCGGCCGAGACCTTGGCAGCTTCGTCAAGGACTGCAAATCCGCGGTCGCCGCAAAGCTGCCACTGCCTCCCGGCTATCGCTTGGAGTGGGGCGGTCAGTATGAAAATCAGCAGCGAGCGCAGCAGCGCCTCCTCATCGTCTTCCCTGTGTCGCTCCTCATCATCTCCGCCCTGCTATACGCCACGTTTCAGAATGCGAAGCAGATGCTCCTTATCCTCTGCATCGTTCCGCTCGCGCTTGTAGGAGGCGTCGCAGCGCTTTGGCTTCGCGGGATCAATCTCAATCTCTCCGCGTGCGTGGGCTTCATTGCACTCTTCGGCATCGCCGTTCTCAACGGCGTAGTTATGGTGAGTCACATCAACTCCCTGCGCAAAGACGGTAAGGAGATGGAAGAAGCGGTCCACAGCGGTGCATCCGATCGGCTTCGCCCCGTCCTCATCACCGCGCTTGTCGCAAGTCTTGGCTTTGTGCCCATGGCGATCTCGACGTCACGAGGCGCCGAGATCGAACGCCCGCTTGCCACCGTTGTCATCGGCGGCCTCATTACGGCCACTGCCCTGACCCTCTACGTTCTGCCCCTGCTTTACCCCTTGTTCAGCAAGAACGCCATTGCAGAAGCGGAGTCTCACGCATAA
- a CDS encoding c-type cytochrome, giving the protein MSSADNQPRRLASFLLGVVVTIVVLVLGFFAYIRFGRLPVATADPSFPMEAQIVHVPLEARIAREMQSVPFQADAQTYQAGAQIYVQQCASCHGTPGHDVAFASGMFPRTPQLWKKHANGVVGVSDDEPGETFWKVKNGIRLSGMPSYQNVLSPTQMWQVTLLLKDADKPLPATVQETLTKDQSPAAAPPATQGLKHD; this is encoded by the coding sequence ATGTCTTCTGCCGACAACCAGCCCCGCAGGCTCGCTTCCTTCCTCCTCGGGGTAGTAGTCACAATCGTCGTCCTCGTGCTCGGCTTTTTCGCCTACATCCGCTTCGGCCGTCTACCCGTCGCCACGGCCGATCCGTCGTTCCCCATGGAAGCGCAAATCGTCCATGTGCCACTCGAGGCGCGAATCGCGCGAGAGATGCAATCGGTACCGTTCCAGGCCGATGCGCAGACTTACCAGGCCGGAGCTCAGATCTACGTGCAGCAATGTGCCAGTTGCCACGGAACTCCAGGACATGATGTTGCCTTTGCCTCCGGAATGTTTCCCAGAACTCCTCAGCTCTGGAAAAAGCACGCAAACGGGGTCGTCGGCGTAAGTGACGACGAGCCCGGCGAGACATTCTGGAAGGTAAAGAACGGTATCCGCCTCTCCGGCATGCCCTCGTATCAGAACGTGCTCTCCCCGACTCAGATGTGGCAGGTAACGCTCCTGCTCAAGGACGCCGACAAACCGCTGCCGGCAACAGTGCAGGAAACCCTCACCAAGGATCAATCGCCGGCTGCCGCTCCCCCGGCGACGCAAGGACTCAAGCATGACTAA
- a CDS encoding phosphatase PAP2 family protein has protein sequence MTKQSNLARRTLATISVLAFAATSPAYAQSTLPDAPSAQAAPSASRSHDPQNIDDLSLKGTPKRIVLDEVKIVTSPARLRSRDLVWLLPVAGATAASLATDSYTMRNVVSRNPDFNSAATTSSDVLRGAFIGVPVVLFGAGELTHQAKPREAGLLAGEAMVNAYATSEAIKYITLRERPNLQNARGHFFQGDAASDPSFVSGHSIVAWSSAAVLASEYSKPWQQVGIYTLATGASLTRVLGQNHFPTDALLGSVSGWLIGKYVYRSHHRR, from the coding sequence ATGACTAAGCAATCGAATCTCGCGCGGCGCACCTTGGCCACGATTTCTGTGTTGGCGTTCGCAGCCACCTCTCCTGCATACGCGCAATCGACTCTCCCGGACGCGCCCTCAGCCCAGGCCGCTCCCTCTGCGTCACGTTCACATGATCCACAAAACATCGACGACCTCTCTCTCAAAGGCACCCCGAAGCGCATAGTCCTCGACGAGGTAAAGATCGTCACCTCACCGGCTCGCCTGCGGTCGCGAGATCTCGTGTGGCTCCTCCCCGTCGCTGGTGCAACCGCAGCAAGCCTTGCCACCGACTCCTACACCATGCGAAACGTGGTTAGCCGAAACCCGGACTTCAACTCCGCTGCAACCACGAGTTCCGATGTACTTCGAGGTGCATTCATCGGTGTTCCGGTTGTCCTCTTCGGCGCCGGTGAGTTGACCCACCAGGCAAAGCCTCGCGAGGCGGGCCTGCTTGCTGGCGAAGCCATGGTGAATGCCTACGCCACCAGCGAGGCGATCAAATACATCACGCTGCGCGAACGCCCGAACCTCCAGAACGCTCGCGGCCACTTCTTTCAGGGCGACGCCGCCTCCGACCCATCGTTCGTCTCCGGACACAGCATCGTGGCCTGGTCTTCCGCCGCGGTACTCGCCAGTGAATACTCCAAACCATGGCAGCAGGTAGGCATCTACACGCTGGCCACCGGTGCCAGCCTCACCCGCGTCCTCGGGCAAAACCACTTCCCTACCGACGCGTTGCTCGGCTCCGTCTCAGGATGGCTCATCGGCAAATACGTCTATCGTTCCCACCACAGACGATAG